The Sabethes cyaneus chromosome 3, idSabCyanKW18_F2, whole genome shotgun sequence DNA window TTATATTACATAGTCTCTGTTAGATTAGGCGAGGCAGTGCGCAGTGCTGGCAGTGCCGATTCACCGGATACCAGACCAGCATTCTTttctaaatatttttgtttgtgaagccggaaaatatttctcaatttgTGCCATGATAGGAGTGGTAGATCAACCCGTTCTTCCTGGATTTCGCGTGGAAGAAGCTATCGAAATCGCACAATCAAACAAAAAGGTCGTTCTTGGACCGGGTCTCCAGCAGGACAGTAATGATCTGGTAGTTGTATGCAAAAGCGGTGTACTGCGAAAAAAGGCACCGAACACCTTTTGGGTCGATTGCTATCAGAAACGGTACGTTCCCAGTCGAGGAGAAATAGTGATAGGAATCGTATCCCAGAAGGCCGGCGATATATTTCGGGTTGATATAGGTGCCAGCGAACCAGCTTCGCTCTCGTATATGGCTTTCGAAGGTGCCACTAAGAAAAATCGACCGGATGTCAATGTGGGTGATGCTATTTGTGCACGTCTGCTTATAGCCAATCGAGATTTGGAACCAGAATTGATCTGCGTGGATTCCCATGGGAAAAAGGGCAAGTTAGGTGTCCTTAATGAGGGATTCGTGTTTAGTTGCAGTATTAATTTAGTTCGCAAAATCCTTAACCCTATATGTCCATTTTTGGATCTTCTCGCAAAGGAAAT harbors:
- the LOC128743329 gene encoding exosome complex component RRP40, producing the protein MIGVVDQPVLPGFRVEEAIEIAQSNKKVVLGPGLQQDSNDLVVVCKSGVLRKKAPNTFWVDCYQKRYVPSRGEIVIGIVSQKAGDIFRVDIGASEPASLSYMAFEGATKKNRPDVNVGDAICARLLIANRDLEPELICVDSHGKKGKLGVLNEGFVFSCSINLVRKILNPICPFLDLLAKEMAFEMAAGMNGRIWIKGKTVKETIAVGNAILAVEYKSNEELKELCDDIANYVAGFS